TTTCTGAAAATCTAAAGTTATTGAAAAAAAATTTTTCCTTAATTGCTTTATCTAATGGTAATAAGTCATTCTTAGACCATTTGGCAAAAAATAGAATTCAGTTTGATTTTGATAATATTATATCTGTTGAAGATGTCGGAGCCTTTAAGCCTTTTTCAGGAGTGTATAGAAAAGCTTCTTTAATTTCAGGATATAATTTATCAGAGATATTAATGGTATCTGCTAATTCATTTGATGTTATGGGAGCAAAAAGCTGTGGAATGATAGGAGCTTATATTGACAGATATAATTTGCCTTATGAAGAATGCCATAAAATGTTAAAACCAGATGTTATAGTAAGAGATTTCAATCAACTTTTTGAAAAACTTGACAATCAAGGAGTTATAAATGCCTAAAGAAATAAAACTTCCTCAGTGGGGGATGAATATGAATGATGGAACTGTAGTGAAGTGGTTAAAATCAATAGGAGAAGATGTCTCAAAAGGTGATGATCTTGTAGAAATAGAATCAACAAAAGTAAATGCAGCAGTAGAAGCTACTGAGGCTGGTAAACTGGGCAGAATAGATATAAAAGAAGGAGATTTAGTTCCTGTTGGAACTGTTTTGGGAATGATTTTATTAGAAGGTGAGTCTGAAAGTGATATACCAGATAAATTAATAGATAATAAAGAGGAAAATAATGAAATAAAACCAAAAGAAAATATTATTTTAAACAAAAAAGTAATAGCTTCACCTAGAGCAAGGAGCTTGGCTAAAAAGCTAGAAATAGATATCTCAGATCTACTAGGTACTGGTCCATCTGGAAGAATAACTGAAGAAGATGTGCGTTTATTTTCAGAAAATTTAAATATTTCAGACAAAACAATTTATTCCATCAAAGAGTCCATTCCTAGCACTGGAATTAGGCAAATTATTGCAAAAAGAATGTTTGAAAGTGCTCAAAATCCTCAAGTAACCTTAAATACAGTTGCCTGTGTAGATAGTTTGTTTGAATTACAAAAAACCTTGATATCAAACTGGAGAAGAGAAAAAATAAGACCCCAGGTGAATGACATATTATTAAAAATAGTTTCAGACACATTAATAACTAACCCAAAACTAAACGCTCACTATAACAATCAATCTTTGGACTTGATAGAAAATATAAATTTGGGTGTGGCTATGGCAGTTAAAGATGGTCTTGTAGTCCCAGTTATAGTAGATTCACAAAAAAAAGATTTTCTTGAAATAAGTAAAGAAATCAGAACTTTTTCTAAAAAGATCAAAAGTAATCAACTTTTACCAGATGATATTACTGGTTCAACTTTTACTATTTCTAACTTATCTTCCTATAATGTTGAGTACTTTAATCCAATAATTAATCCACCTGAAGTTGCTATTTTAGGAGTAGGTAAAATTTCTAATAAAATAGACTTAGATGAAAATAAAGAGGTAGTTGTAAAAAAAATTATTCATTTATCCTTAACTTTTGATCACAGGGCATTAGATGGCGTTCCTGCTTCTAATTTTTTAGATAGCTTGGTTAAAAATATAGAAAGCATTTAATTTGTATAAAGTAGGTATAATTGCTAATCCGTCTGCTGGAAAAGATATAAGAAGACTTGTGGCATCTGGAAGAGTTATTTCGAATCAGGAAAAAGCAAATATTATTACTAGATTTATAAGAGGTCTTATATTCAAGGGAATTAAGAATTTCTATTTCATGCCTGATAAGTCAGGTCTATATAGACCATCTATTGAAGAATTTAAGAATGATATAAATTCATTTATTTTAGATACAAAATATTATGATGGCCCTGATCAAACACTTTTTTCTGCAGAGCTAATTAGTAAATTAGGTTGCGATTGTGTTTTAGTTTTAGGTGGTGATGGTACTAATAGATTAGTAGCAAAAAAAATTGGTAAAATCCCTATTATTCCATTATCAACTGGTACAAATAATGCATTTCCTATTGATATTGATCCAACTATTGCTGGACTTGCATCAGCATATTATATTTTGAATAAAAATAATAAAAAATTGTTACAACAAAAACCTTTATTAAAAGTAGTTATAGATAAAGAAATAGAAGAAATTGCTTTAGTAGATTTGGCTATTAGTAAGCAAAACTTTGTTGGATCAAAAGCTATATGGGATCCAGAAGTGATTTCTGAATTATTCCTCACCCAATCTAACCTAACCTCAATCGGATTATCTTCTATTGGTCAAAAAATTTCAAAGATACCAAAGAATTATGGTCTCAAAATCCAATTTGGAAAAAGAGGGAAAGAAATTTATGCCCCAATTGCTCCAGGCTTGATATCTAATATCACAGTTAAGAACTATGAACTTTTTTCTTATGGTAAAAAATATATTATTAAGAATTTAATTGGAACAATTGCCTTAGATGGTGAAAGAGAACTAGAAATATATAAAAAAAATTTGATAGAAATTTCACTTCATAAATCAGGTCCCTTCGTAGTAGATGTTATAGAATCAGTAAAACAAGAAAACTTGTCTTATATAAATTAGGAGGAAGCTTATGCCTTATAAGGTCAATCACATCC
The genomic region above belongs to Dehalococcoidia bacterium and contains:
- a CDS encoding HAD-IA family hydrolase → MIKALTFDLFGTILDLEKSTYPSIKNILDNNKSSVTPQEFWAFLRHRQRIEQYQDNILDLGHSGYLITVKNAFKYTSRKFNMEPSLSELELWDDNWQNLIPFDDISENLKLLKKNFSLIALSNGNKSFLDHLAKNRIQFDFDNIISVEDVGAFKPFSGVYRKASLISGYNLSEILMVSANSFDVMGAKSCGMIGAYIDRYNLPYEECHKMLKPDVIVRDFNQLFEKLDNQGVINA
- a CDS encoding NAD(+)/NADH kinase, with the protein product MYKVGIIANPSAGKDIRRLVASGRVISNQEKANIITRFIRGLIFKGIKNFYFMPDKSGLYRPSIEEFKNDINSFILDTKYYDGPDQTLFSAELISKLGCDCVLVLGGDGTNRLVAKKIGKIPIIPLSTGTNNAFPIDIDPTIAGLASAYYILNKNNKKLLQQKPLLKVVIDKEIEEIALVDLAISKQNFVGSKAIWDPEVISELFLTQSNLTSIGLSSIGQKISKIPKNYGLKIQFGKRGKEIYAPIAPGLISNITVKNYELFSYGKKYIIKNLIGTIALDGERELEIYKKNLIEISLHKSGPFVVDVIESVKQENLSYIN
- a CDS encoding 2-oxo acid dehydrogenase subunit E2; the encoded protein is MPKEIKLPQWGMNMNDGTVVKWLKSIGEDVSKGDDLVEIESTKVNAAVEATEAGKLGRIDIKEGDLVPVGTVLGMILLEGESESDIPDKLIDNKEENNEIKPKENIILNKKVIASPRARSLAKKLEIDISDLLGTGPSGRITEEDVRLFSENLNISDKTIYSIKESIPSTGIRQIIAKRMFESAQNPQVTLNTVACVDSLFELQKTLISNWRREKIRPQVNDILLKIVSDTLITNPKLNAHYNNQSLDLIENINLGVAMAVKDGLVVPVIVDSQKKDFLEISKEIRTFSKKIKSNQLLPDDITGSTFTISNLSSYNVEYFNPIINPPEVAILGVGKISNKIDLDENKEVVVKKIIHLSLTFDHRALDGVPASNFLDSLVKNIESI